Genomic DNA from Terriglobia bacterium:
GCCTGTTGCCCGGGCAATGGACATGCCGAGCGAGGTTTTTCCAACTCCCGGCGGGCCGACAAAGCAGAGGATCGAGCCTTTCGGCTTCTTGACCAGCTGGCGGACAGCCAGGAACTCGAGAATGCGATCTTTGACCTTTTCCAAGCCGTAATGGTCTTCGTTCAGGACCTTCTCGGCCATGTCGATGTCCCGGATCTCGCGGGACTTCTTCTTCCACGGCACCGCGATAAGCCAGTCCAGATAATTCCGGGAAACCGTGGATTCAGCCGACATTGGCGGCATCATTTCGAGCCGCTTCATTTCCTGCAGCGCCTTGTCCAGAGCATCTTTCGGCATGCCGGCCGTCTCGATCTTGCGCCGGAGCTCTTCGATTTCCGACTTCTCGTCCTTTTTGCCGAGCTCACGCTGGATGGCTTTGATCTTTTCGTTGAGGTAGTACTCTTTCTGCGCGCGCTCCATCTGCCGTTTCACCCGATTCTGGACGGAGCGGTCGACGTGCAGCTTCTCGATCTCGATGTCCAGAATATCGGCCAGCCGCTTGCAGCGCTCGACGGGATTGAAGATCTCGATCAGCTCCTGCTTCTCTTCGATCGAGAGCACCATATGGGAGCAGATGGTGTCGGCCAGCCGGCCGACATCGTCGACTTTGATCGTGGCGAGGACCTGATCCGGATTGAGATTCTGGCTGAGCTTGACATACTGCTCGAACTGCTGGGTCAGCCGCGCGGCGAGCGTGTCATACCCCGTAAAGCTTTGATTCCGGAAGGGTGACAGCCTCAGGTTCGCTTTCCAATACCCTTCTTCTTCATTTAACTGAAGGATTCGCGCCCGCTCGATGCCTTCGACCAGGACTTTCGTATTGCCGTCCGGCAGCTTGAGCGACTGGACGATGTTGGAAATTGTTCCTACCTGATAGATTTCATTAGGCTTGGGGTTGTCGACTGTGGCGTCGTGCTGGGTTGCAAGGAAGATTCGTTTATCGCCCCGCAGCGCCGATTCCAGCGCCTGAACGGAAGATTCGCGGCCGATGACGAATGGGACCATCATGAAAGGAAAAATC
This window encodes:
- the lon gene encoding endopeptidase La yields the protein MSAKEKYEQTKLPMVPIRDVVIFPFMMVPFVIGRESSVQALESALRGDKRIFLATQHDATVDNPKPNEIYQVGTISNIVQSLKLPDGNTKVLVEGIERARILQLNEEEGYWKANLRLSPFRNQSFTGYDTLAARLTQQFEQYVKLSQNLNPDQVLATIKVDDVGRLADTICSHMVLSIEEKQELIEIFNPVERCKRLADILDIEIEKLHVDRSVQNRVKRQMERAQKEYYLNEKIKAIQRELGKKDEKSEIEELRRKIETAGMPKDALDKALQEMKRLEMMPPMSAESTVSRNYLDWLIAVPWKKKSREIRDIDMAEKVLNEDHYGLEKVKDRILEFLAVRQLVKKPKGSILCFVGPPGVGKTSLGMSIARATGRKFVRLALGGVRDEAEIRGHRRTYIGALPGQIIQMMKKSGTVNPVFLLDEVDKMSTDFRGDPSAALLEVLDPEQNSSFQDHYLDVEYDLSQVMFIATANVLHTIPQPLQDRMEILRLPGYTEYEKTEIARRFLVAKQVEANGLKSQHLTFTDDGIRGLIRNYTREAGVRNLEREISSVCR